In a single window of the uncultured Pseudodesulfovibrio sp. genome:
- a CDS encoding WD40 repeat domain-containing protein, translating into MKVVESVKKSAVLAAAVVSLLICLGCSSRMQTPTLKDAGDLDNGVDLFMNSVDGERVLGGRGSSLACISKDGRFLTMDSGDGADRLLNLSSGWSMDFRPSGDPMAFSPDSTTLAVARSHEIDFYDLESGKPKGSVDTNAPGPCLEYSADGSKLILYHLKGLQVIDRETGKEVFNYDTGAMMGDFFILPDGEHLVVQLFEFGIGADDFVRIKNITNGHIEGEFHDEGHRSNVMVSPDGRYIAYEGGSDFLPGLMQEQLLVILDGTDCRKMYSWKKDNRIDAMAFSGDSELLAISNRLANTIEIYNLNNGSISQRIKVNNRVKTIALSSDSRFLAVASCKPNYDDDQGGISIYDLTQKRMVYSKLTFARVDRCEFLPNGKALITSGEGGVKYIPLAEFRK; encoded by the coding sequence ATGAAGGTTGTTGAGAGCGTGAAAAAATCTGCCGTACTGGCCGCCGCGGTTGTGTCTCTTTTGATTTGTCTGGGCTGTTCGAGCAGAATGCAGACGCCAACGCTCAAAGATGCCGGAGATCTGGATAATGGTGTTGACCTTTTTATGAACAGCGTTGACGGGGAGCGTGTACTTGGTGGGCGAGGTAGTTCGCTCGCTTGTATTTCCAAGGACGGTCGGTTTCTGACCATGGACAGTGGAGACGGTGCAGATCGGCTTCTCAACCTTTCCAGTGGATGGAGCATGGATTTTCGTCCGAGTGGTGACCCCATGGCTTTTTCCCCAGACAGCACGACTCTTGCCGTTGCCCGTTCTCATGAGATCGATTTTTATGATTTGGAATCAGGAAAGCCAAAAGGATCGGTGGACACAAATGCACCGGGACCCTGCTTGGAGTATTCGGCCGACGGTTCAAAACTCATACTGTATCATCTCAAAGGGCTGCAGGTGATCGACCGAGAAACAGGCAAGGAAGTTTTCAATTACGACACTGGAGCCATGATGGGTGATTTCTTTATCCTGCCCGATGGAGAACATCTCGTCGTCCAATTGTTCGAGTTTGGAATCGGGGCAGACGACTTCGTCAGAATTAAGAATATTACGAATGGCCACATTGAAGGTGAGTTCCATGATGAAGGGCACAGGTCGAACGTCATGGTCTCACCAGACGGGAGGTACATCGCCTACGAAGGGGGCAGTGATTTCTTACCCGGTCTTATGCAGGAGCAACTGCTTGTGATTCTTGATGGTACGGACTGCAGGAAAATGTATTCCTGGAAAAAAGACAACCGGATCGACGCCATGGCATTCTCCGGCGACAGTGAACTTCTAGCTATTTCAAATCGACTTGCAAATACAATCGAAATCTACAACCTTAATAACGGCAGTATATCCCAGCGCATAAAGGTCAATAATCGGGTCAAGACCATAGCTCTTTCTTCGGACAGCCGTTTTCTCGCGGTCGCTTCCTGCAAGCCTAACTATGACGATGACCAAGGAGGCATTTCTATTTATGACCTGACCCAAAAACGCATGGTGTATTCCAAGCTAACGTTCGCTCGAGTGGATCGTTGTGAGTTCCTGCCTAATGGGAAAGCCCTTATCACCTCCGGCGAAGGTGGGGTGAAGTACATTCCTCTGGCCGAATTCCGCAAGTAG
- a CDS encoding 4Fe-4S binding protein — protein MKALRAARMERCIGCHSCSLACARQVHKVLSWNKAGIRISSSGGLSTGFEARVCLACHPAPCAQACPTGSLSQRRDGGVIQKRNLCIRCGKCAQACPVDAIFLDHLVNPYVCIHCGQCVAYCPHDCLELVDLPSREEEEASND, from the coding sequence ATGAAAGCTCTCAGAGCAGCCCGCATGGAACGATGCATCGGCTGCCATTCCTGTTCGTTGGCCTGCGCGAGGCAGGTCCATAAGGTCCTTTCCTGGAACAAGGCGGGCATTCGCATCTCGTCGTCCGGCGGCCTGTCCACGGGCTTCGAGGCGCGCGTCTGTCTGGCCTGTCACCCGGCCCCCTGTGCCCAGGCGTGCCCCACGGGCTCTCTTTCCCAGCGCAGGGACGGCGGCGTGATCCAGAAGCGGAATCTGTGCATCCGCTGCGGCAAGTGTGCCCAGGCGTGCCCTGTGGACGCCATCTTCCTGGACCATCTGGTCAACCCGTACGTCTGTATCCACTGCGGCCAGTGCGTGGCCTACTGCCCACACGACTGCCTGGAGCTGGTGGACCTGCCGTCCAGGGAAGAGGAGGAAGCGAGCAATGATTAG
- a CDS encoding ABC transporter permease, with protein MRIEAREQVSLTMKTLAPVLAVVAAMVVCSVLLVWAGASPIQGWALMLKGALGSTFAITETLTRATPLIFTGLAAAVAFRAKLWNIGAEGQLYIGAVVATWLGSGAFEMPSYLMIPYLFLAGALGGGLLLLLPTLLKTKLQVDEVVTTLLLNFIVLLFVNWLVFGPWKDPMAMGWPQAAPVVDSALLPQLIAKTRLHLGFLIALACALGSWWFMRATTWGFEIRAVGISPRASLFAGMPVNATIVRTALLSGGLAAMAGVSELCGVKEYLTLDLSPGFGYSGIVVAMLAGLNPLGVVASSIFVAVIYIGADSMSRAINISNYIADVTTAVCLLSVLFSMFLARYRIRWR; from the coding sequence ATGCGCATAGAAGCCCGCGAACAGGTTTCCCTGACCATGAAGACCCTGGCTCCGGTCTTGGCCGTGGTCGCCGCCATGGTCGTCTGCTCCGTCCTGCTCGTCTGGGCCGGAGCCTCGCCCATTCAGGGCTGGGCATTGATGCTCAAGGGAGCGCTCGGCAGCACGTTTGCCATCACCGAAACCCTGACCCGGGCCACGCCGCTGATCTTCACCGGTCTGGCCGCGGCCGTGGCTTTCCGGGCCAAGCTCTGGAACATCGGGGCCGAGGGGCAGCTGTATATCGGCGCGGTGGTGGCCACCTGGCTCGGTTCGGGCGCGTTCGAGATGCCGTCCTATCTGATGATTCCCTATCTTTTCCTGGCCGGGGCGCTGGGCGGCGGGCTGCTCCTGCTCCTGCCCACCCTGCTCAAGACCAAGCTCCAGGTGGACGAGGTCGTGACCACGCTGCTGCTCAATTTCATCGTCCTGCTGTTCGTCAACTGGCTGGTCTTCGGTCCCTGGAAGGACCCCATGGCCATGGGCTGGCCCCAGGCAGCACCGGTTGTCGACTCGGCTCTGCTCCCGCAACTGATCGCCAAGACCCGGCTTCACCTGGGCTTCCTCATCGCCCTGGCCTGCGCTCTGGGGTCCTGGTGGTTCATGCGGGCGACGACCTGGGGGTTCGAAATCCGCGCCGTGGGCATCAGCCCACGGGCCAGCCTGTTCGCGGGCATGCCGGTCAACGCCACTATCGTGCGTACCGCCCTGCTGTCCGGCGGGCTGGCCGCCATGGCGGGCGTGTCCGAGCTGTGCGGGGTCAAGGAGTACCTGACCCTGGACCTGTCTCCGGGCTTCGGCTACTCGGGCATCGTGGTGGCCATGCTGGCCGGGCTGAATCCGCTGGGGGTGGTGGCCTCGTCCATCTTCGTGGCCGTCATCTACATCGGCGCCGACTCCATGAGCCGGGCCATCAACATCTCCAACTACATCGCGGACGTGACCACGGCGGTCTGCCTGCTGTCCGTGCTCTTCTCGATGTTCCTGGCACGATACCGCATCCGGTGGAGGTAA
- a CDS encoding BMP family protein, whose product MKYILSVAAAMCLAIALCAGNAMAAGKIKVAGIYTQPIQQKWDACLHKALQKAAEAGEIEYVYSEKVSNTDYIRVLREYSEKGVDLIVGEAFGISRDVTKVAKDYPNVAYLMGDTFGPRGTNLSVFDNYIHEPCYLMGMVAGKMTKTNKIGMVGGYPIGECNRLFNAFMAGAKSVNPEVQFKVSFIGSWYDPPKAKEFAFAQVESGVDVLYAERAGVVDAAREKGIIAFGNVNDMNKEENGKDVVVASALWNMDAAVAQAVKLVKEGKFKAEDYREYTMMAKGGATLSPFYEFDAKIPADVKEAVAKKAEEIKSGAFVVKIDDNEPKSTF is encoded by the coding sequence ATGAAATATATTCTTTCCGTGGCGGCCGCCATGTGCCTGGCGATCGCCCTGTGCGCGGGCAACGCCATGGCCGCGGGCAAGATCAAGGTCGCGGGCATCTACACCCAGCCCATTCAGCAGAAATGGGACGCCTGCCTGCACAAGGCGTTGCAGAAGGCCGCCGAGGCCGGTGAGATCGAGTACGTGTACTCCGAAAAGGTCTCCAACACCGACTACATCCGCGTCCTGCGCGAATACTCGGAAAAGGGCGTGGACCTGATCGTGGGCGAGGCCTTCGGCATTTCCCGCGATGTGACCAAGGTCGCCAAGGACTACCCCAACGTGGCCTATCTCATGGGCGACACCTTCGGCCCCCGCGGCACCAACCTTTCGGTGTTCGACAACTACATTCACGAGCCCTGCTACCTGATGGGCATGGTCGCGGGCAAGATGACCAAGACCAACAAGATCGGCATGGTCGGCGGCTACCCCATCGGCGAATGCAACCGGTTGTTCAACGCCTTCATGGCCGGCGCCAAGTCCGTGAACCCGGAGGTGCAGTTCAAGGTCTCCTTCATCGGCTCCTGGTATGATCCGCCCAAGGCCAAGGAGTTCGCCTTCGCCCAGGTGGAATCCGGCGTGGACGTGCTGTACGCCGAGCGCGCCGGCGTGGTCGACGCCGCCCGTGAAAAGGGCATCATCGCCTTCGGCAACGTCAACGACATGAACAAGGAAGAGAACGGCAAGGACGTTGTCGTCGCCTCCGCCCTGTGGAACATGGACGCCGCCGTGGCCCAGGCCGTCAAGCTGGTCAAGGAAGGCAAATTCAAGGCCGAGGATTACCGCGAGTACACCATGATGGCCAAGGGCGGAGCCACTCTGTCTCCGTTCTACGAGTTCGACGCCAAGATCCCGGCCGACGTCAAGGAAGCCGTGGCCAAGAAGGCCGAAGAGATCAAATCCGGGGCCTTTGTGGTCAAGATCGACGACAACGAGCCTAAGTCCACCTTCTAA
- a CDS encoding aldehyde ferredoxin oxidoreductase C-terminal domain-containing protein yields the protein MIRDFFRVMVVDLTSGKTRLKEIPGRGEFLGGSGLAAHLFREFGHIDRDWDDPEQPLIFAIGPLTGYFPLMSKTCCAFRSPYHNQYTESYAGGKSALSLRFADLDALVVTGKAKRLTAICVGSRLVDVRDVEYMRGFDAIQTGRVLRKIFPGSGRRSIMRIGPAGENLSAYACINVDTFRHFGRMGGGAVMGAKNLKAICVLGDRGFDLPEGKAYPKLYKHIFEQLTTTEMMAKYHGLGTAVNINPLNALQSLPWKNLQQTSSPEAENISGETFADDTLLRNAACAGCPVGCIHVGFVREQFQTNNQYLYRQVGYDYEPIFSCGGMLEVTDAAEVLRILDVIEKEGLDCMSAGVALAWATEALERGEISEKETLEPLKWGDSETYMRAVEHLGRQDNDFYKLLAQGTLKCAKEYGGEDYACVLGQEMAGYATGEVFFVAEGLGFRHSHLDSGGYAYDQKHDEKDVDKALNFLLEDGRGRIVLNCMVGCLFSRGVYKEDLLAEALESVGYGELNGSVDDIGRRVQRMRWRLRLQMGYRPDEVVIPKRYTEITTWKGPVDVEYMDALRKAYAASIMEMGADPEEEGKE from the coding sequence ATGATTAGAGACTTCTTCCGCGTTATGGTGGTGGACCTCACCTCGGGCAAGACCCGGCTCAAGGAGATCCCCGGCCGGGGTGAATTCCTGGGCGGCTCCGGCCTGGCTGCGCACCTGTTCCGCGAGTTCGGCCACATCGACCGCGACTGGGACGACCCCGAGCAGCCCCTGATTTTCGCCATCGGCCCGCTGACCGGCTATTTCCCGCTGATGAGCAAGACCTGCTGCGCCTTCCGCTCGCCCTACCATAACCAATATACAGAGAGCTACGCGGGCGGTAAGTCCGCCCTGTCCCTGCGCTTCGCCGACCTGGACGCCCTGGTGGTGACCGGCAAGGCCAAGCGGCTGACCGCCATCTGCGTGGGCTCGCGTCTGGTGGACGTCCGTGACGTCGAGTACATGCGCGGGTTCGACGCCATCCAAACCGGCAGGGTGCTGCGCAAGATATTCCCGGGTTCAGGCCGCCGCTCGATCATGCGCATCGGCCCGGCGGGCGAGAACCTGTCCGCCTACGCCTGCATCAACGTCGACACCTTCCGCCATTTCGGGCGCATGGGCGGCGGCGCGGTCATGGGAGCCAAGAATCTCAAGGCCATCTGCGTGCTCGGCGACCGGGGTTTCGACCTGCCCGAGGGCAAGGCCTACCCCAAGCTGTACAAGCACATCTTCGAGCAGCTGACCACCACCGAAATGATGGCCAAGTACCACGGCCTTGGCACGGCAGTGAACATCAACCCGCTCAACGCGCTGCAATCGCTGCCGTGGAAGAACCTGCAGCAGACCAGCAGCCCGGAGGCCGAGAACATCTCGGGCGAGACCTTTGCCGACGACACCCTGCTGCGGAACGCGGCCTGCGCGGGCTGCCCGGTGGGCTGCATCCACGTGGGCTTCGTGCGCGAGCAGTTCCAGACCAACAACCAGTATCTCTACCGCCAGGTGGGCTACGACTACGAACCCATCTTCTCCTGCGGCGGCATGCTTGAAGTGACCGACGCGGCCGAGGTCCTGCGCATCCTGGACGTCATCGAGAAGGAGGGGCTGGACTGCATGTCCGCGGGCGTGGCCCTGGCCTGGGCCACGGAAGCCCTGGAGCGAGGGGAGATCTCCGAGAAGGAGACCCTGGAGCCGCTCAAGTGGGGCGACTCCGAGACCTACATGCGCGCCGTGGAGCACCTGGGCCGCCAGGACAATGACTTCTACAAACTGCTGGCCCAGGGAACCCTCAAGTGCGCAAAGGAGTACGGCGGCGAGGACTACGCCTGCGTGCTCGGCCAGGAGATGGCCGGCTACGCCACGGGCGAGGTCTTCTTCGTGGCCGAGGGACTGGGCTTCCGTCACTCGCATCTGGATTCCGGCGGCTATGCCTACGATCAGAAGCACGATGAAAAGGACGTGGACAAGGCGCTGAACTTCCTGCTCGAGGACGGCCGGGGCCGGATCGTGCTCAACTGCATGGTCGGCTGCCTGTTCTCGCGCGGGGTCTATAAGGAAGACCTCCTGGCCGAGGCCCTCGAATCCGTGGGCTATGGCGAGCTGAACGGGTCTGTGGACGACATCGGCAGACGCGTCCAGCGCATGCGCTGGCGGCTGCGCCTCCAGATGGGCTACCGCCCGGACGAGGTCGTCATCCCCAAGCGGTACACCGAAATCACCACCTGGAAGGGCCCTGTGGACGTCGAATACATGGACGCCCTGCGCAAAGCCTACGCGGCCAGCATCATGGAAATGGGCGCCGACCCGGAAGAAGAGGGCAAGGAATAA
- a CDS encoding glycosyltransferase family 4 protein translates to MTGTKRIWGTLDPFYEGGPAMGRTVANTAFLDTLLRVDPFDEYHFFLPGQRALGPLREHLERTAPELLADDRIRLLLREALPDRLQDTGYHCFHLSDCITSQPFLAAMRNRLSERIFPITGPIHSLSYAGYPKAFLQHLWPGATRREAIVCTSTAGRRAVEGFFGQLRDGFGLTEATHPGPRLAHIPLAVDADAYAPAGSKEGGPTRILVFGRISHHSKMDLVPLVRGLHRLIQDGLNPQSVELILAGWAEQETHVLDTLTHLAANAGLPMSVVLRPNEARKRELFRMADVFVSIADNPQETFGITLVEAGAFGLPVVASDYDGYRDIVTHEETGLLVPTLGPAETPDVDMAAPITFDNQYHLALAQTTAVEVPALAEALGRLIRDPQLRATMGAAGRGRVRSLFHWPEVIRQYTALWDELWEEPVDAEPLRNLTHPLALEYGRIFGHYPSRTLDDGMKLRVGRTGEAFYRNRDFPNLYAGLKGTIDLDTVRRLAFFARNPVDSATLIRKVSDVAPHLDVTRIKNHILWALKQDILQTME, encoded by the coding sequence ATGACCGGCACAAAACGCATCTGGGGGACGCTGGACCCATTTTACGAAGGCGGCCCCGCCATGGGGCGCACCGTGGCCAACACGGCCTTTTTGGACACCCTGCTCCGGGTCGATCCGTTTGATGAATACCATTTCTTTTTGCCAGGGCAACGAGCCCTGGGGCCGCTGCGCGAGCATCTGGAACGGACCGCGCCCGAACTGCTTGCCGACGACCGCATCCGGCTTCTGCTCAGGGAGGCACTGCCCGACAGGTTGCAGGATACGGGTTATCACTGTTTTCATCTGTCGGACTGCATCACCAGCCAGCCGTTTCTGGCGGCCATGCGCAACCGTTTGAGCGAGCGCATCTTCCCGATTACGGGGCCGATCCATTCCTTGAGCTACGCGGGCTATCCCAAGGCGTTTCTGCAGCACCTGTGGCCCGGGGCCACCCGCCGCGAGGCCATAGTCTGCACCTCCACAGCAGGCCGGCGGGCGGTGGAGGGATTCTTCGGGCAGTTGCGGGACGGGTTCGGACTGACCGAGGCGACTCACCCCGGGCCGAGGCTGGCGCACATCCCGCTGGCCGTGGACGCGGACGCCTATGCGCCGGCCGGGAGCAAAGAGGGCGGGCCGACGCGCATCCTGGTCTTCGGGCGTATTTCCCATCACTCGAAGATGGACCTTGTGCCGCTGGTCCGAGGCCTGCACCGGCTGATACAGGACGGGCTGAATCCGCAGTCCGTGGAGCTGATCCTGGCGGGCTGGGCCGAGCAGGAGACCCACGTCCTGGACACCCTGACCCATCTGGCAGCCAACGCGGGGCTGCCCATGAGCGTGGTCCTGCGGCCCAATGAGGCGCGCAAACGGGAGCTGTTCCGGATGGCGGACGTGTTCGTGTCCATCGCGGACAATCCGCAGGAGACCTTCGGCATCACGCTGGTCGAGGCCGGAGCCTTCGGCCTGCCCGTGGTGGCCTCGGACTACGACGGCTACCGGGATATCGTGACCCACGAAGAGACCGGCCTGCTCGTGCCGACCCTTGGACCGGCCGAGACCCCGGACGTGGACATGGCCGCCCCCATTACTTTCGACAACCAGTACCACCTCGCCCTGGCCCAGACCACGGCCGTGGAGGTTCCGGCCCTGGCCGAGGCGCTCGGGCGGCTGATCCGCGATCCGCAGCTGCGCGCGACAATGGGTGCGGCAGGGCGCGGCCGGGTGCGCAGCCTGTTCCACTGGCCCGAGGTCATCAGGCAGTACACGGCCCTGTGGGACGAGCTGTGGGAGGAACCGGTGGATGCCGAGCCCTTGCGCAATCTGACTCATCCCCTGGCCTTGGAATACGGGCGGATTTTCGGGCATTACCCCTCGCGAACTCTGGATGACGGTATGAAACTGCGCGTGGGCCGCACCGGCGAAGCATTTTACCGAAACCGTGATTTTCCCAATTTGTACGCGGGGCTAAAGGGGACCATCGACCTTGATACCGTGCGTCGGCTGGCCTTTTTCGCCCGTAACCCGGTTGACAGCGCCACCCTGATACGCAAGGTTTCGGACGTGGCGCCCCACCTGGATGTCACCCGGATCAAAAATCATATACTGTGGGCGCTCAAGCAGGATATTCTGCAAACCATGGAATGA
- a CDS encoding ABC transporter ATP-binding protein, whose protein sequence is MSSPILNLNNITKTFGSVVANQDVSLALHEGEMLALLGENGAGKTTLMSILFGHYVADTGTVEVFGKLLPQGSPRAALNAGVGMVHQHFTLADNMTVLENVMLGTESLLAPRHDRRRARAKLEKLMEQFCLEVTPGARVADLSVGERQRVEILKVLYRDAKILILDEPTSVLTPQEADHLFVTLRQMVREGLSVIFITHKMREVMAASDRCAVLRQGRVVFESATADTTADELARAMVGSDIPKAQFTDLEQGREILYLDSIRVEDGRGKALLDNLSLSLNSHEILGIAGVSGNGQAQLADLLSGLIVPMQGQIVINGKAVHNPSPAGMLERGVGRVPDDRTGTGLVSDMTIMENLATEKYRKPGFAKRGILNFKALASSARQLVEAFDIRCPGINTPVRKLSGGNMQKLILARVFSAAPGIIMVNQPTWGLDVGATAYVHQQLLNAAKRGAGIILISEDLDELFQISNRIQVMYQGALSAPMPTADVDRAKLGLLMSGNQPVSAGAQGASACA, encoded by the coding sequence ATGTCCTCCCCGATTCTCAATCTGAACAACATCACCAAGACCTTCGGTTCCGTGGTCGCCAACCAGGACGTCTCCCTGGCCCTGCATGAGGGCGAGATGCTTGCCTTGTTGGGCGAGAACGGTGCGGGCAAGACCACGCTCATGTCCATCCTGTTCGGCCATTACGTGGCCGACACGGGTACGGTCGAGGTCTTCGGCAAGCTGCTGCCTCAGGGCTCGCCCAGGGCCGCGCTCAATGCGGGCGTGGGCATGGTCCACCAGCATTTCACCCTGGCCGACAACATGACGGTGCTCGAAAACGTCATGCTCGGCACGGAATCCCTGCTTGCTCCCAGGCATGACCGCAGGCGTGCTCGCGCCAAGCTCGAGAAGCTGATGGAGCAGTTCTGCCTGGAGGTCACTCCCGGTGCGCGAGTGGCCGACCTGTCCGTGGGCGAGCGCCAGCGCGTAGAGATTCTCAAGGTCCTGTACCGCGACGCGAAAATTCTTATTCTGGACGAACCGACTTCGGTCCTGACCCCGCAGGAGGCGGACCACCTGTTCGTCACGTTGCGACAGATGGTTCGGGAAGGGCTGTCCGTGATCTTCATCACCCACAAGATGCGCGAGGTCATGGCCGCGTCCGACCGCTGCGCCGTGCTTCGCCAGGGCCGCGTGGTCTTCGAGTCGGCCACGGCGGACACCACGGCCGACGAACTGGCCCGGGCCATGGTCGGCAGCGACATCCCCAAGGCGCAGTTCACCGACCTGGAGCAGGGCAGGGAAATCCTCTATCTCGATTCCATCCGGGTGGAGGACGGCCGGGGCAAGGCCCTGCTGGACAACCTCTCCCTGAGTCTGAACAGCCATGAAATCCTCGGCATCGCGGGCGTGTCCGGCAACGGCCAGGCGCAGCTGGCGGACCTGCTGTCCGGCCTGATCGTGCCCATGCAGGGGCAGATCGTCATCAATGGCAAAGCGGTGCACAACCCAAGCCCCGCAGGTATGTTGGAGCGCGGGGTGGGCAGGGTGCCGGATGACCGCACCGGCACGGGGCTGGTGTCCGACATGACCATCATGGAAAACCTGGCCACCGAGAAATACCGCAAGCCGGGGTTTGCCAAGCGGGGCATTCTGAATTTCAAGGCGCTGGCCTCCAGCGCCAGGCAGCTTGTCGAGGCGTTCGACATCCGCTGCCCGGGCATCAATACCCCGGTCCGAAAACTGTCCGGCGGCAACATGCAAAAACTCATTCTGGCCCGTGTCTTCTCGGCCGCGCCCGGTATCATCATGGTCAACCAACCCACCTGGGGCCTGGACGTGGGCGCCACGGCCTACGTGCACCAGCAGCTTCTGAACGCGGCCAAGCGCGGCGCGGGCATCATCCTCATCTCCGAGGATCTGGACGAGTTGTTCCAGATCTCCAACCGCATCCAGGTCATGTACCAGGGCGCCCTGTCCGCGCCCATGCCCACCGCCGATGTGGACCGCGCGAAGCTCGGCCTGCTCATGTCCGGCAACCAGCCCGTCAGTGCAGGCGCACAGGGGGCTTCGGCATGCGCATAG
- a CDS encoding ABC transporter permease produces MGILNFLLETGFWLATIRMASPLIFGTLGELICERAGVLNLGIEGIMSAGCMAGWMWVYLGGDLWTGVLFAAFVGGLFGLLHALFTVHLGLSQHVSGLGITMLGSSLAAFVFRMLLPKATTPPKIVPFMPLKIPFLSDIPFLGETLFHQTVLTYLAFVAVIVVSYVLFRTPLGLAVRMVGENPMAAEAQGLSVFSIRTGAVVVGSALMSVGGAFLTMSAFDAHYIGMVNGRGWICIALVVFSSWKPGKALLGCLLFAAFDAIQMRVQQESGVAIPYQFYLMMPYVFSIIALIVMSRRAAYPKALLIPFRKGER; encoded by the coding sequence ATGGGTATCCTGAACTTCCTCCTCGAAACGGGCTTCTGGCTGGCCACCATCCGCATGGCCTCGCCGCTCATCTTCGGTACCCTGGGCGAACTCATCTGCGAGCGCGCGGGCGTGCTCAACCTCGGCATCGAGGGCATCATGTCCGCAGGGTGCATGGCCGGTTGGATGTGGGTCTATCTGGGCGGCGACCTGTGGACCGGCGTGCTGTTCGCGGCCTTTGTGGGCGGGCTCTTCGGTCTGCTCCACGCCCTGTTCACCGTACATTTGGGGCTGTCGCAGCATGTCAGCGGCCTGGGCATCACCATGCTCGGGTCCAGCCTGGCGGCCTTCGTCTTCCGCATGCTCCTGCCCAAGGCCACGACCCCGCCCAAGATCGTGCCCTTCATGCCGCTCAAGATTCCCTTCCTGTCCGACATCCCCTTTCTGGGCGAGACCCTGTTCCACCAGACGGTCCTGACCTATCTGGCCTTTGTGGCCGTGATCGTGGTCAGCTACGTTCTCTTCCGTACCCCGCTCGGCCTGGCCGTGCGCATGGTCGGAGAAAACCCCATGGCCGCCGAGGCGCAGGGGCTTTCCGTCTTCTCCATCCGCACGGGCGCGGTGGTGGTGGGCAGCGCGCTCATGTCCGTGGGCGGGGCCTTTTTGACCATGTCCGCCTTTGACGCCCACTACATCGGCATGGTCAACGGGCGCGGCTGGATCTGCATCGCCCTGGTGGTCTTCTCGTCCTGGAAACCGGGCAAGGCGCTGCTCGGCTGCCTGCTCTTCGCGGCCTTCGACGCCATCCAGATGCGCGTGCAGCAGGAGTCGGGAGTGGCCATCCCGTATCAATTCTACTTGATGATGCCCTACGTTTTCTCCATCATTGCGCTGATCGTCATGTCGCGCCGCGCGGCCTATCCCAAGGCCCTGCTCATTCCCTTCCGCAAGGGAGAACGGTAA